Proteins encoded in a region of the Rhizobium sp. CC-YZS058 genome:
- a CDS encoding MFS transporter, translated as MSKAIPTGSPTADVLDARATNSPARVLLASLVGTTIEFFDFYVYATAAVLVFPTLFFPNSDPTTALLASFATFSIAFFARPLGAVVFGHYGDRIGRKTTLVAALLTMGISTVIIGLLPTYEQIGVIAPLLLALCRFGQGFGLGGEWGGAVLLATENAPEGKRSWYGMFPQLGAPVGLFLSSGIFWLLLHVISQDALLSWGWRIPFVASILLIAVGLWVRLSITETPAFQKAIDKHERVAVPVAELFRHHKRSLVLGTFVALATFVLFYIGSAYLLSYNVKVLKLPFLDALEIQILGSVLFGLFIPVAGKLAERFGRREILIGVTVLIGLFSFFLGPLLTSGETNVIVFVVIAMALMGVTYGLIGTALAAPFPTNVRYTGSSITFNFAGIFGASLAPYIATYLQATYGMTYVGYYLAAAAVITLACILLSGRDEV; from the coding sequence ATGAGCAAAGCGATACCCACCGGATCGCCGACCGCAGACGTTTTGGACGCACGCGCGACGAACTCCCCGGCCCGCGTGCTTCTGGCGAGCCTCGTCGGCACCACGATCGAATTCTTCGACTTCTATGTCTATGCGACCGCCGCCGTGCTGGTCTTCCCGACCCTGTTCTTCCCGAACAGCGACCCGACGACCGCGCTTCTCGCCTCCTTCGCGACCTTCTCCATCGCCTTCTTCGCCCGCCCGCTCGGCGCGGTGGTCTTCGGGCATTACGGGGACCGGATCGGCCGCAAGACGACGCTGGTCGCCGCCCTGCTCACCATGGGTATCTCGACCGTCATCATCGGCCTGCTGCCGACCTATGAGCAGATCGGCGTCATCGCCCCGCTTCTCCTCGCGCTCTGCCGATTCGGCCAGGGCTTCGGCCTCGGCGGCGAATGGGGCGGCGCCGTGCTGCTGGCGACGGAAAACGCGCCGGAAGGCAAGCGCAGCTGGTACGGCATGTTCCCGCAGCTCGGCGCACCGGTCGGCCTGTTCCTCTCCTCCGGCATCTTCTGGCTGCTCCTGCATGTCATCTCGCAGGATGCGCTCTTGAGCTGGGGCTGGCGCATTCCCTTCGTCGCCTCGATCCTGCTGATTGCCGTCGGCCTCTGGGTACGTCTGTCGATCACCGAGACGCCGGCCTTCCAGAAGGCGATCGACAAGCATGAACGCGTCGCGGTGCCGGTCGCGGAGCTGTTCCGCCATCACAAGCGCTCGCTGGTGCTCGGCACCTTCGTGGCACTCGCGACCTTCGTGCTGTTCTATATCGGCTCGGCCTATCTGCTGTCCTACAACGTCAAGGTCCTGAAGTTGCCCTTCCTCGACGCGCTGGAGATCCAGATCCTCGGCTCGGTTCTGTTCGGCCTCTTCATTCCCGTGGCCGGCAAGCTGGCCGAGCGTTTCGGGCGGCGCGAGATCCTGATCGGCGTTACCGTGCTGATCGGCCTGTTCTCCTTCTTCCTTGGTCCGCTGCTGACGAGCGGCGAGACGAATGTGATCGTCTTCGTCGTCATCGCCATGGCGCTGATGGGCGTCACCTATGGTCTGATCGGCACGGCGCTCGCGGCCCCCTTCCCGACCAATGTCCGCTATACGGGCTCGTCGATCACCTTCAACTTCGCCGGCATCTTCGGCGCCTCGCTGGCGCCCTATATCGCCACCTATCTGCAGGCGACCTACGGCATGACCTATGTCGGCTACTACCTCGCCGCCGCCGCCGTCATCACACTCGCCTGCATCCTGCTGTCGGGCCGCGACGAAGTGTAA
- a CDS encoding D-alanine--D-alanine ligase, which translates to MSGKHVAVLMGGFSSERPVSLSSGAACAAALEEEGYRVTRVDVDRTVASVLADLRPDVAFNALHGPYGEDGSIQGILDYLEIPYTHSGVLASALAMDKALAKHVAKAAGIPVAETLIMDRHAITGAHPMPAPYVVKPVREGSSFGIVIVKEDQSHPPQILSSSEWRYGDRVMVERYIPGRELTCGVMGEEALGVTEIIPLGHAFYDYDAKYVKGGSQHVIPAQILPDVYQTIQRLAVTAHQALGCRGVSRSDFRFDERSGELIWLEINTQPGMTPTSLLPEMAAHAGYRFGEFLSWMVEDASCLR; encoded by the coding sequence ATGAGCGGCAAACACGTGGCGGTGCTGATGGGCGGCTTTTCGTCCGAGCGTCCGGTGAGCCTATCTTCGGGTGCCGCCTGCGCGGCGGCGCTGGAGGAGGAGGGCTACCGCGTCACCCGCGTCGATGTCGACCGCACGGTCGCCAGCGTGCTTGCCGATCTCCGACCGGATGTCGCCTTCAACGCCCTGCATGGGCCCTATGGCGAAGACGGTTCGATCCAGGGCATCCTCGACTACCTTGAAATCCCCTATACGCATTCCGGCGTTCTGGCCTCTGCGCTTGCCATGGACAAGGCGCTCGCCAAGCATGTGGCCAAGGCCGCAGGCATTCCCGTCGCCGAAACGCTGATCATGGACCGTCACGCGATCACCGGTGCGCATCCGATGCCGGCCCCCTATGTGGTCAAGCCCGTGCGCGAAGGGTCGAGCTTCGGCATCGTCATCGTCAAGGAAGACCAGTCCCATCCGCCGCAGATCCTGTCGTCCAGCGAATGGCGCTACGGCGACCGGGTGATGGTCGAGCGCTATATTCCCGGCCGCGAGCTGACCTGCGGCGTCATGGGCGAGGAGGCGCTGGGTGTGACCGAGATCATTCCGCTCGGCCATGCCTTCTACGACTATGATGCGAAATATGTGAAAGGCGGCTCGCAGCACGTCATTCCGGCACAGATTTTACCGGATGTTTACCAAACTATCCAAAGATTGGCCGTTACGGCGCATCAGGCGTTGGGATGCCGCGGCGTCAGCCGCTCCGACTTCCGCTTCGACGAGCGATCCGGGGAACTGATCTGGCTCGAGATCAACACGCAGCCCGGCATGACCCCCACCTCCCTGCTGCCCGAAATGGCCGCGCATGCCGGCTATCGCTTTGGTGAATTCTTGAGCTGGATGGTGGAGGACGCCTCGTGTTTGCGTTGA
- a CDS encoding cell division protein FtsQ/DivIB encodes MFALRGRKARVPTPLELAERDAQFILPRPFRRLTRFLVNLGTGRIHFAPYTGTVSVIALYAATGFYGMSLGGHGPEVAKAATSAAGFAIEDVKISGNDQTSEIDILQQLGLDGATSLVSLDIEVARKLIAEMPWVQDVRIRKVYPNTVEITLKERKAFGIWQHGSDLSLIEKSGSVIAPLRDNKYAALPLFVGRDAETAAADFYARFADWPEIQKRVKAYVRVAGRRWDLVLDNGVIVKLPEHDLDRAMQVLSTMEEGQQLLERDIAAVDLRLEDRTSIQLTAGAAERRQVALEARTKQLKKIEQQEDSL; translated from the coding sequence GTGTTTGCGTTGAGAGGTCGCAAGGCCAGGGTGCCGACACCGCTGGAGCTCGCCGAGCGCGATGCGCAGTTCATTCTGCCGCGTCCGTTCCGCCGGCTCACCCGTTTTCTCGTGAACCTCGGAACGGGGCGGATTCATTTCGCCCCCTATACCGGCACCGTTTCCGTCATCGCGCTCTACGCCGCCACCGGTTTCTACGGCATGTCGCTCGGCGGCCATGGACCGGAGGTGGCCAAGGCGGCGACGTCGGCGGCCGGCTTTGCCATCGAGGACGTGAAGATCTCGGGCAACGACCAGACCTCGGAAATCGACATCCTGCAGCAGCTCGGCCTCGATGGCGCAACCTCGCTCGTCTCGCTCGACATCGAGGTCGCCCGCAAGCTGATCGCCGAAATGCCCTGGGTGCAGGATGTGCGCATCCGCAAGGTCTATCCGAACACGGTGGAGATCACGCTCAAGGAGCGCAAGGCCTTCGGCATCTGGCAGCATGGCTCCGATCTGTCGCTCATCGAAAAGAGCGGCAGCGTCATCGCGCCGCTGCGCGACAACAAATACGCCGCTCTGCCGCTCTTCGTCGGTCGGGACGCCGAAACAGCTGCTGCCGACTTTTATGCGCGCTTCGCCGACTGGCCGGAGATCCAGAAGCGCGTGAAGGCCTATGTCCGCGTCGCCGGCCGCCGCTGGGACCTGGTCCTCGACAATGGCGTCATCGTCAAGCTGCCGGAGCATGATCTCGATCGCGCCATGCAGGTGCTCTCCACGATGGAGGAGGGCCAGCAGCTGCTCGAACGCGATATCGCCGCCGTCGATCTTCGGCTCGAAGATCGCACCAGCATTCAACTGACCGCCGGCGCTGCGGAGCGCCGTCAGGTCGCCCTGGAAGCCCGTACAAAGCAGCTCAAGAAGATCGAGCAGCAAGAGGACAGTCTATGA
- the ftsA gene encoding cell division protein FtsA — translation MSLFGSSHFGMPRLKPLSAKRSHVVSVLDIGSTKVVCMIGRLTPCAESQILPGRTHAIEIIGLGHHKSRGMKNGVIADLDAAESVVRLAVDAAERMAGLTIDSLIVNISAGRLQSDIYTATIDLGGQEVDGNDLKRVLAAAGQRSQRQDRLILHSLPTGFSLDGERGIRDPLSMYGDVLGVDMHVLTAERAALKNIELCINRAHLSVEGIVATPYASGLAALVDDEVELGCAAIDMGGGTTTISVFAEGKLIHADAVGLGGHHVTTDLARGLSTRIEDAERLKVVHGSAMPNDADEREMVTVPPIGEDERDQPTHVPRALVSRIVRARIEETLELIRDRIQKSGFSPIVGKRVVLTGGASQLTGLPEAARRILARNVRIGRPLGVSGLPAAAKGPAFSTAVGLMIYPQVAALETHAAQGGMLTSLNGGNGRIARVGQWLKESF, via the coding sequence ATGAGCCTTTTCGGTTCATCCCATTTCGGCATGCCCCGCCTCAAGCCGCTCTCGGCCAAGCGCTCGCACGTCGTCTCGGTGCTCGACATCGGATCCACCAAGGTGGTCTGCATGATCGGCCGGCTGACGCCGTGCGCGGAGAGCCAGATCCTGCCCGGCCGCACCCATGCGATCGAGATCATCGGCCTCGGCCATCACAAGTCGCGCGGCATGAAGAACGGCGTCATCGCCGATCTGGATGCGGCCGAAAGCGTCGTGCGCCTGGCGGTCGACGCGGCCGAGCGCATGGCGGGCCTGACGATCGACAGCCTGATCGTCAACATCTCCGCCGGCCGGCTGCAGAGCGACATCTACACCGCGACCATCGATCTCGGCGGCCAGGAAGTCGACGGCAACGACCTGAAGCGCGTGCTCGCCGCCGCCGGCCAGCGCTCGCAGCGCCAGGATCGTCTGATCCTCCATTCCCTGCCGACCGGCTTCTCGCTCGATGGCGAGCGCGGCATTCGCGATCCCTTGTCCATGTATGGCGATGTGCTCGGCGTCGACATGCATGTGCTGACGGCCGAACGCGCGGCGCTGAAGAACATCGAACTCTGCATCAACCGCGCCCATCTCTCGGTCGAAGGCATCGTGGCCACTCCCTATGCCAGCGGCTTGGCTGCCCTGGTCGATGATGAGGTCGAACTCGGCTGCGCCGCCATCGACATGGGCGGCGGCACGACGACGATCTCGGTCTTCGCCGAGGGCAAGCTCATCCACGCCGATGCCGTCGGTCTTGGCGGCCATCACGTGACGACCGATCTCGCCCGCGGGCTTTCCACCCGGATCGAGGACGCCGAGCGGCTGAAGGTCGTGCATGGCTCTGCCATGCCGAACGATGCCGACGAGCGGGAAATGGTCACCGTTCCGCCGATCGGCGAGGATGAGCGCGACCAGCCGACTCACGTGCCGCGCGCCCTGGTGTCGCGAATCGTGCGGGCGCGAATCGAGGAAACGCTCGAGCTCATCCGCGATCGCATCCAGAAATCGGGCTTTTCGCCCATCGTCGGCAAGCGCGTCGTCCTGACCGGCGGGGCAAGCCAGCTGACCGGCCTGCCCGAGGCGGCCCGGCGGATCCTCGCCCGCAACGTGCGAATCGGCCGTCCCCTGGGCGTCTCGGGCCTGCCCGCCGCCGCCAAGGGCCCGGCTTTTTCGACCGCCGTCGGCCTGATGATCTATCCGCAGGTCGCCGCGCTCGAAACCCATGCTGCGCAAGGCGGCATGCTCACCTCGCTCAACGGCGGAAACGGCCGCATTGCCCGGGTCGGGCAGTGGCTGAAGGAAAGCTTCTAG
- the ftsZ gene encoding cell division protein FtsZ, which translates to MTISLQKPDITELKPRITVFGVGGGGGNAVNNMITAGLQGVDFVVANTDAQALTMAKSERIIQMGVAVTEGLGAGSQPEVGRAAAEECIDEIIDHLNGTHMCFVTAGMGGGTGTGAAPVVAQAARNKGILTVGVVTKPFHFEGQRRMRLADQGIAELQKSVDTLIVIPNQNLFRIANDKTTFADAFAMADQVLYSGVACITDLMVKEGLINLDFADVRSVMREMGRAMMGTGEASGEGRAMAAAEAAIANPLLDETSMKGAQGLLISITGGRDLTLFEVDEAATRIREEVDPDANIILGATFDEDLEGLIRVSVVATGIDRTAAEVADRNASFRQVAKPTVRPSAAIPASAPAAQAAPVQAPQQPAAPQVDAIAEAIRQAEIERELLINARAAEKAQEEAFRPQSRLFAGAAPTEAPAAPRAAAPAQPVQHAPMAQAPMHHAPAPAQPMAEAPVYQQPMQAQPMAQTRQEPVAPAMRPGMDVSARMPKVEDFPPMVKAEVEHRVAPAAHHEERGPMGLLKRITNSLGRREEEDHSVASDMTSGAPAAASQQRRPLSPEASVYAPRRGALDDRGRTVPQPRAHDDDQLEIPAFLRRQSN; encoded by the coding sequence ATGACCATCTCTCTGCAGAAGCCGGATATCACCGAGCTCAAACCCCGCATCACTGTGTTCGGCGTGGGCGGCGGCGGCGGCAACGCCGTCAACAACATGATCACGGCCGGCCTCCAGGGCGTCGACTTCGTCGTTGCCAATACGGATGCCCAGGCGCTGACCATGGCGAAGTCCGAACGAATCATCCAGATGGGCGTCGCCGTCACCGAAGGTCTCGGTGCCGGGTCGCAGCCGGAAGTGGGTCGCGCGGCTGCCGAAGAATGCATCGACGAGATCATCGACCACCTGAACGGCACGCATATGTGCTTCGTCACCGCCGGCATGGGCGGCGGCACGGGCACGGGTGCGGCTCCGGTCGTGGCCCAGGCAGCCCGCAACAAGGGCATCCTCACGGTCGGCGTCGTCACCAAGCCGTTCCACTTCGAAGGCCAGCGCCGCATGCGGCTTGCCGATCAGGGCATTGCCGAGCTGCAGAAGTCGGTCGACACCCTCATCGTCATCCCGAACCAGAACCTGTTCCGGATCGCCAACGACAAGACGACCTTCGCGGACGCCTTCGCCATGGCCGACCAGGTTCTCTATTCGGGCGTCGCCTGCATCACCGACCTGATGGTCAAGGAAGGCCTGATCAACCTTGACTTCGCCGACGTCCGCTCGGTGATGCGCGAAATGGGCCGCGCCATGATGGGCACCGGCGAGGCATCCGGCGAAGGCCGTGCTATGGCCGCTGCCGAAGCCGCAATCGCCAACCCGCTGCTCGACGAAACCTCGATGAAGGGTGCTCAAGGCCTGCTGATCTCCATCACCGGTGGTCGCGACCTCACCCTGTTCGAAGTCGACGAAGCCGCGACCCGCATCCGCGAGGAAGTGGATCCGGACGCCAACATCATCCTCGGTGCAACGTTCGATGAAGACCTCGAAGGTCTCATCCGCGTGTCCGTCGTCGCAACCGGTATCGATCGTACGGCCGCGGAGGTGGCCGATCGCAATGCCAGTTTTCGCCAGGTAGCCAAGCCCACCGTCCGTCCGTCGGCCGCCATCCCGGCCTCTGCTCCGGCCGCCCAGGCAGCACCGGTCCAGGCTCCGCAGCAGCCGGCCGCGCCGCAGGTTGATGCGATCGCCGAAGCGATCCGCCAGGCCGAGATCGAACGCGAACTGCTGATCAACGCCCGCGCCGCCGAAAAGGCGCAGGAAGAAGCCTTCCGTCCGCAGAGCCGCCTCTTCGCCGGCGCTGCGCCGACCGAAGCGCCGGCCGCTCCGCGCGCCGCTGCACCGGCCCAGCCGGTTCAGCATGCGCCGATGGCGCAGGCCCCGATGCACCACGCTCCGGCACCGGCCCAGCCGATGGCGGAAGCGCCCGTCTACCAGCAGCCGATGCAGGCCCAGCCGATGGCGCAGACGCGCCAGGAGCCGGTCGCCCCGGCCATGCGCCCCGGCATGGACGTCTCTGCCCGCATGCCCAAGGTGGAAGACTTTCCGCCGATGGTGAAGGCCGAGGTCGAACATCGCGTCGCACCGGCTGCCCATCACGAAGAGCGCGGCCCGATGGGCCTGCTCAAGCGAATCACCAATTCGCTCGGCCGCCGCGAGGAGGAAGACCACTCCGTCGCGTCGGATATGACTTCGGGAGCGCCGGCCGCTGCCTCTCAGCAGCGCCGTCCGCTGTCCCCCGAAGCGAGCGTCTACGCGCCGCGTCGCGGTGCGCTCGACGACCGCGGCCGCACCGTTCCGCAGCCGCGTGCGCATGACGACGATCAGCTCGAAATCCCGGCGTTCCTGCGCCGTCAGTCGAACTGA
- the lpxC gene encoding UDP-3-O-acyl-N-acetylglucosamine deacetylase, whose protein sequence is MALGIGLLGFQTTIARSISLSGTGVHSGAAVSITFHPAEADSGIVFQRVEGGRVLSSYKAISSQVGNTDLCTILGTAPATSIATIEHVMAAIYAVGLDNLLVEVHGGEMPIMDGSSAPFVEAIEEAGIKALAVKRRMIRILKTVRIEHGASWSEFVPYDGGMRFEVEIEFDTPLIGRQAWQGDMSASVFKSELSRARTFGFMRDVERMWAAGRGLGSSLENSVVISDDDTVINVEGLRYAKDEFVRHKTLDAVGDLSLAGAPFIGCYRSFRGGHKMNANALKALFADPTAYEIVEATAPRQRVALAAAGAELAPRLA, encoded by the coding sequence ATGGCACTCGGTATCGGACTTCTCGGTTTTCAGACGACGATCGCACGCTCGATCAGCCTGAGCGGAACCGGCGTGCATTCCGGCGCTGCGGTCTCGATCACCTTCCACCCGGCTGAGGCCGACAGCGGCATCGTGTTCCAGCGGGTCGAGGGCGGGCGGGTTCTCTCCTCCTACAAGGCCATTTCGTCCCAGGTCGGGAACACCGATCTGTGCACCATTCTCGGCACCGCGCCGGCCACCTCGATCGCCACGATCGAGCATGTCATGGCAGCCATCTATGCCGTCGGCCTCGACAACCTGCTCGTCGAAGTCCATGGCGGCGAAATGCCGATCATGGACGGCAGTTCGGCGCCCTTCGTCGAGGCGATCGAAGAAGCGGGCATCAAGGCCCTGGCCGTGAAGCGCCGCATGATTCGTATCCTCAAGACGGTCCGCATCGAGCATGGCGCATCCTGGTCGGAATTCGTGCCTTATGACGGCGGGATGCGGTTCGAGGTCGAGATCGAGTTCGACACGCCGCTGATCGGCCGCCAGGCCTGGCAGGGCGACATGTCGGCGTCGGTCTTCAAGTCCGAGCTGTCGCGCGCCCGCACCTTCGGTTTCATGCGCGATGTCGAGCGCATGTGGGCGGCCGGCCGCGGTCTCGGCTCGTCGCTGGAAAACTCGGTCGTCATCTCCGACGACGACACGGTCATCAATGTCGAAGGCCTGCGCTATGCCAAGGACGAGTTCGTGCGTCACAAGACGCTCGACGCCGTTGGCGACCTGTCGCTGGCGGGCGCACCCTTCATCGGCTGCTACCGGTCCTTCCGCGGCGGCCACAAGATGAATGCCAATGCGCTGAAGGCGCTCTTTGCCGATCCTACCGCCTACGAGATCGTCGAAGCCACGGCGCCGCGCCAGCGGGTCGCGCTGGCCGCTGCCGGTGCGGAACTGGCGCCGCGGCTCGCCTGA
- a CDS encoding outer membrane protein assembly factor BamD → MVCGAGLGLTACQNDPDIDITKLTAETDPPDVLYNQGLANLNAGKTTEAARKFDAIDKQHPFSEYARKALVMKAFVSYRQGQNQDAINAAQRYLNLYPESADAAYAQYIVGLAYSKQIPTVTQDQKPAMNTIAAMQVVVDKYPDSEYVEDAQAKIRFAKDNLAGKEMQVGRYYLERREYLAALTRFRTVVEQYSNTNQVEEALARLTETYFAMGLTSEAQTAAAVLGHNYPDSQWYADSYKLLQTNGLEPRENGNSWISRAGKKILGV, encoded by the coding sequence ATGGTCTGCGGTGCCGGCCTGGGCCTGACCGCCTGCCAGAACGATCCCGATATCGACATCACCAAGCTGACGGCCGAAACGGATCCGCCGGACGTGCTCTACAATCAGGGTCTCGCCAACCTGAACGCCGGCAAGACGACCGAGGCCGCGCGCAAGTTCGACGCGATCGACAAGCAGCATCCCTTCTCCGAATATGCGCGCAAGGCGCTGGTGATGAAGGCCTTCGTCAGCTATCGGCAGGGCCAGAACCAGGACGCGATCAACGCAGCCCAGCGCTATCTCAACCTCTATCCGGAATCGGCCGATGCGGCCTATGCGCAGTACATCGTCGGGCTTGCCTATTCCAAGCAGATCCCGACGGTCACGCAGGACCAGAAGCCGGCAATGAACACGATTGCGGCCATGCAGGTCGTGGTCGATAAATATCCGGACTCCGAATATGTCGAGGATGCCCAGGCGAAGATCCGCTTTGCCAAGGACAACCTCGCCGGCAAGGAAATGCAGGTCGGCCGGTATTATCTGGAGCGGCGCGAATATCTGGCCGCGCTTACCCGCTTCCGCACGGTGGTCGAGCAATATTCCAACACCAATCAGGTCGAGGAAGCACTGGCGCGCTTGACGGAAACCTACTTCGCCATGGGTCTGACGAGCGAGGCGCAGACCGCTGCCGCCGTTCTCGGCCACAATTACCCCGACAGCCAGTGGTATGCCGATTCCTACAAGCTCCTGCAGACGAACGGTCTGGAGCCGCGTGAGAATGGCAATTCCTGGATTTCCCGCGCCGGCAAGAAGATTCTCGGCGTCTGA